A window of the Lolium perenne isolate Kyuss_39 chromosome 7, Kyuss_2.0, whole genome shotgun sequence genome harbors these coding sequences:
- the LOC127318465 gene encoding auxin-responsive protein SAUR76, which yields MAKGGMSKLRCMIRRWHSSSRIIARSPSPTADDDGHRHAGGGGASFHGADEVPKGLHPVYVGKSRRRYLIAEELVGHPLFQNLVHRTGGGGADGGGCTVVGCEVVLFEHLLWMLENADPQPESLDELVEYYAC from the coding sequence ATGGCCAAGGGCGGGATGAGCAAGCTGCGGTGCATGATCCGGAGGTGGCACTCCTCCAGCCGCATCATCGCCCGCTCGCCATCGCCGACCGCCGACGACGACGGCCACCGCCACGCCGGGGGAGGCGGCGCGTCGTTCCACGGCGCCGACGAGGTGCCCAAGGGGCTCCACCCGGTGTACGTGGGCAAGTCGCGGCGCCGGTACCTCATCGCGGAGGAGCTGGTGGGCCACCCGCTCTTCCAGAACCTCGTCCACCGCACCGGCGGCGGGGGCGCGGACGGCGGCGGGTGCACGGTGGTGGGCTGCGAGGTGGTGCTGTTCGAGCACCTCCTGTGGATGCTGGAGAACGCGGACCCGCAGCCCGAGTCCCTGGACGAGCTCGTCGAGTACTACGCCTGCTGA